The Roseiconus lacunae genome has a segment encoding these proteins:
- a CDS encoding DUF1552 domain-containing protein, translated as MTSANREPSATKRPVYLSEQTKGGSPLSRRTLLRGTGMALALPWLEAMMPSARAEAKASEEQPGDSPKRMAALFVPNGVRQDQWTPEGEGADFKLSPTLQPLASLKDKITVLSNLWNQASNVGDGHYVKCSGYLTCTTINKSLGIDLNCNGRSVDQVAADFGEQFTPLRSLELGIDPVTTGVDTNVGYTRVYGSHIAWNGPTSPLAKELNPRSVFDRLLRATKPSAQTAWRDKLLLDRALADVKQLNHQLGASDRHRMDEYMQSLRSIEKRLDKQTSQRQSAWSPLKPLDPKQRPEGEFRDDHAEHVRLMMDMIALAFQTDTTRVCTFMFGNAVSGRNFSFLDGVSGGHHDISHHQNNEDKLKQYQLINRWHVEQYGYLLTKLDSMQEGESTVLDNSMIMYGSGLRDGNSHSPHNLPIVIGGSAGGKLNAGQHLSFSKDTPLANLYATMLSALGTGKESFADSTGVLPGVLAS; from the coding sequence ATGACGTCAGCCAATCGCGAACCTTCTGCTACGAAACGCCCCGTTTACCTTTCGGAGCAAACGAAGGGGGGCAGCCCGCTTTCACGACGCACCTTGCTGCGCGGAACCGGCATGGCGCTCGCCCTACCGTGGCTGGAGGCAATGATGCCGAGTGCTCGCGCCGAGGCGAAGGCTTCGGAGGAGCAACCCGGGGACTCGCCGAAACGGATGGCAGCGTTATTTGTCCCAAACGGCGTGCGGCAGGATCAATGGACGCCGGAGGGTGAGGGTGCAGACTTTAAATTGTCACCGACTCTTCAACCGCTCGCTTCGTTAAAGGACAAGATCACAGTCTTGTCAAACCTTTGGAACCAAGCCAGTAATGTCGGGGACGGACATTATGTCAAGTGCTCCGGTTACTTGACATGCACGACGATCAACAAGTCTCTCGGCATCGACCTCAACTGTAACGGCCGGTCAGTCGATCAGGTTGCGGCGGATTTTGGCGAACAGTTCACGCCGCTTCGTTCACTTGAGCTGGGCATTGATCCGGTCACGACCGGCGTCGATACCAACGTCGGTTACACCCGTGTTTATGGATCGCACATTGCCTGGAACGGGCCGACCAGTCCACTTGCGAAAGAGCTCAATCCACGCTCCGTTTTTGATCGCTTGCTGCGAGCGACCAAACCGTCGGCACAAACTGCTTGGCGCGACAAACTGTTGCTCGATCGCGCCCTGGCTGATGTGAAGCAACTCAATCACCAGCTCGGCGCGTCTGACCGGCACCGGATGGATGAATACATGCAGTCCTTACGGTCGATCGAGAAACGTCTCGATAAGCAAACGTCTCAACGACAGTCGGCTTGGTCTCCGTTGAAGCCTCTTGATCCCAAGCAGCGTCCCGAAGGCGAGTTTCGCGACGATCACGCAGAACACGTCCGGTTGATGATGGATATGATCGCGTTGGCCTTTCAGACCGACACGACGCGAGTTTGTACGTTCATGTTCGGTAACGCGGTCAGCGGTCGCAACTTTTCATTTCTTGACGGGGTTTCCGGCGGGCATCATGACATCTCGCACCATCAAAATAATGAAGACAAGCTAAAACAATACCAGCTGATCAATCGTTGGCACGTCGAGCAGTACGGATACTTGCTCACTAAGCTGGACTCGATGCAAGAAGGCGAGAGCACGGTGCTGGACAACTCGATGATCATGTACGGTTCCGGGCTACGCGATGGCAACAGCCACAGTCCACATAACCTGCCAATCGTCATCGGAGGTTCGGCCGGCGGAAAATTGAACGCGGGCCAACATTTGAGCTTCAGTAAAGACACTCCGTTGGCAAACCTCTATGCGACAATGCTTTCGGCGCTGGGCACGGGCAAGGAATCGTTTGCCGATAGCACCGGCGTACTGCCCGGTGTCTTGGCTTCCTAA